In Methanobacterium aggregans, the sequence ACTCCATAGAAATAAATGAGTTCAGAATGGATTTTGAAGAACTGGAACTCCAGATCATGCCTGCGGTTGGGAAAATGGTTCAGAGCGTGACTCAAAAACAGGCAGCCGTTGCAGAGAGTATGGGAATAACACTGCCCCCAGCAGAACCCTTCGCACCACCTGTACACGACTATCCAGGTGAAGTGGCAGAGGTGCAGCTTGGAATGGGAACAAGAAAACCAGTGTTCCTCGGGGGACAGAAGGCCCTTTACAGGTTTGAACATCCTCAGCCAAACCCTCCAGTTGTAACCTTTGATGTTTTCGACATACCCATGCCAGGACTTCCAAAACCAATAAGGGAACACTTCCAGGATGTTATGGAAAGCCCTGGAGAATGGGCTAAAAAGGCGGTTAAGGAATACGGGGCCAACATGGTCACAATGCACCTTATAGGAACCGGTCCAAAGGTCATGGACAAAACACCAAGGCAGGCAGCAGAAGCTGTGGAGGAGGTTCTTCAGGCAGTTAAGGTGCCCCTGGTGATAGGTGGATCAGGAGACCCTAAAAAGGACCCCATAGTTCTTGAAGCAGCAGCTGCAGCAGCAGAGGGGGAAAGATGCCTCCTTGCATCTGCAAACCTTGACCTTGACTACAAGAAGGTTGCAAAGGCAGCCCTTGACTACAACCATGCAGTTCTATCATGGGCAATAACAGACATAAACATGCAGAAAACCCTTAACAAGTACCTGATGAAGGAGGGACTGACCCAGACAGACATAGTCATGGACCCAACAACCTGTGCACTGGGTTACGGTATTGAGTTTTCAATAGATGTTATAACCAGAACCAGACTCGCAGCACTCAAGGGAGACACAGACCTTCAGATGCCAATGTCCTCAGGTACAACCAATGCATGGGGTTCACGTGAAGCATGGATGAAAAAGGATGAATGGGGACCAACAGCTTACCGTGGACCAATATGGGAGATAGTAACAGGTTTAACAATGATGCTCTGCGGTGTTGACATATTCATGATGCTCCACCCATCATCCGTTCAGATGTTGAAGGAGATAGGAAACACCTTCACAGAGGAGTACATGACAACAGATGTGCCTGACATTTCAGGATGGATAACAGAACTTGAATAGATTAAATAGGCTGAATAAAGGATTTATTGATGAATTGATATAAATTTAGTAAGGAGGTTTATGAATTGCAAGTTACTGCAATGGATATTTACAGACTACTTCCCAAGACCAACTGCGCAAAATGCGGTGAAGCATCATGCATGGCATTCGCCACAAAACTCTCTGAAAAAGAGACAGACCTGGAATTATGCACCCAGATGGCTGCAAACGAACTTGAAAAACTTGAAAATTTACTAGCTCCAGCTGTTAGGGAAATAACATTTGGTAAAGGAGCTAAAACCGTAACCCTTGGTGGGGATGAAGTTCTATACAGATACGAACTCACCTACTACAACCCAACACCAATAGTCATTGATGTTGCAGATAACATGGATGAAACTGCCTTTGACGCCAGGGTTAAAACAATAGAGGAAACTGAATTTGAAAGAACAGGTGAAGTTCTCACCTTAAATGCAATAGCACTGAGAAATGCATCTGAAGACAAGGAAACATTTGCAAAGGCAGCTGCAAAACTCAAAAACTCCAAGTTCCCATTGGTACTGTGCTCCCTAGACCCTGAGGCAATGAAAGCAGCCCTTGAAGAGGTTGGGGATGAAAGACCACTCATCTACGCAGCAACAGAGAACAACATCGAGGAAATGGCAGCCCTGGCAATTGAGTACAACTGTCCAGTAACCCTGTTTGTGCCCAACGAACTTGAGAAGATGAAGGAACTCTCAAGAACCCTCAGGGCAAAGGGAATCAAGGACATAGTTCTGGACCCTGGAACCTTCGTTGGGGAAGGTATAGGGGACACCCTTGACAACTTCGTCATGATCAGGAGACTGGCAATAACTGAGAAGGATGAAGACTTCAGATTCCCAATCATGGGAATTCCAGCTGTAACATGGCTCTTTGAGGAGGATGAAGTTGAGGGTGGAATCAAGGAGGCAACCATATCAGCAACCCTCATGAACAAGTATGCAGACATCATGATAATCCACGGAACAAACATATGGGAACTCATACCAGTTCTGACCCTGAGGCAGAGTGTTTACACAGATCCAAGGAAACCACAGGCAGTGGACCCTGGAGTCTACGCCTTCGGTGATGTGGATGAAAACTCACCAGTGCTCATGACAACCAACTTCGCATTAACCTACTACACAGTGGAGGGAGACCTGAAATCTGGAAAAGCCACATGCTACCTGCTGGTTCTTGACACTGAAGGAAGAGCTGTGGATGTTTCACTTGCAGGCGGACAGTTAAACGGTGGATCCGTTGCAGAGCTAATTAAGGATTCAGGAATAGAGGACAAGGTCAAAACAAGGAAGCTCATAATACCAGGACTTGCAGCTCCAGTGAGCGGTGAAATAGAGGATGAAAGCGGATGGGAAGTTCAGGTAGGTCCAAGGGATTCATCAGCAATTGCAGATCTGCTCCTGAAACTCAAGGGTGAAGCTTAAAAAGGTGATCATAGGGGATCCTAACCCTCAACATTTTTTTTATAATGAAACTGCATTAAATGAGGGTACTTCCCATGAAGCTGCAGTGAAGAACTATGATACCTCATGAGCTGCAGTGAAGATGAGCCCAATAACTCATGAAGCTGCAGTGAATAGCCTGATACATCATGAAACTTGAAAATGAGATCCTTTCCTGAAATGTTAAAAATAATCTTAATATCACTAAAGTGAAGCTGAGGATAAGGATAATAATCCCATTAAGCTTAAAAATAATCCCATGAAACTGTACTTAAAAATTAATTAATACCTAAGATTACACTTAAAAAAAAATGAAGTTGTATTTAATGAATTTAATAAAAAGGTGAAGCAATGAAGACTTTGATGGTTGTAGACCCACGAATGTGCACAGAATGCAAGGACTGTATCACAGCATGCCGTAAGGAACATGGAGTGGCCAGGGCAAAGAAAACAAGCACGGTACCAGTTTTCTGTCTGCACTGCCACCCTGATAAAGCCCCATGCAGACGTATATGTCCAACGAACGCAATAAAAGAAAAGGACGGTACACTGATCATTGATGAGGAGGCATGCATACTCTGCAAGCTCTGCATGGTAGCCTGTCCCGTCGGAATGGTTGTTGTGGATGATGAGAAAAAATCTGCACAAAAATGCACACTCTGCATGGAAACAGACAACATACTCCCTGCATGTGTTGAAGCCTGCAAGGACAACGTCCTGAAAATATTCTCAATCGAGGACCTTGAAGACCTTAAAAAGGACATTTCATATGCCGAGATCATTGAAGAAGCAATGAAAGCATATAATGACAGGATCAAGTAAATAAAAAGTTGGATACATGGATTTAAAAATGGTGGATACATGGATTGGGGGAATATTCCCTTTTTATCTTCATTCATCCAACCCCAATTTAAAACAACTTTTTTTTTTATCCTTCAAAAATTTTAATTTTTCAATGCAATGGTAACTCATTCAATGGTAACTCTTTTTTAAGTTTAAGAATGATCTTATCCCCCTTAATTTTAACTCCCTCATTTTTCAGGATTTCCCTCTTCATTTTAACCCCTCCACTGTAATTTCCAATACTTCCATCAGACTTCACAACCCTGTGGCAGGGTATTATGATGGGGAAGGGATTTTTACCGATTGCAGTACCAACAGCCCTGTAACCCTGAGTTTTGAGGGATTCTGAAATCTTCTTGTAGGTTGTAACCTCTCCATGGGGTATCTTTGAAACTTCCAGCAACACACTTCTTTCAAAGGAAGATTTAACAGGTGAAGGTTCAGATATTTGATCTTGGTTTTCAAATGTCTGATCTTGGTTTTCAAATGTCTGGTCTTCATGTTTTGACTCATCAAACTCAGAATCATCAAGACCAAGGTCCAGGCGGTTCAGATTGAATTCAACCTTCTCCCCATGGTAAGCATCTGAAACAGTTTTTGCAGTGTCCACGTATTTATCTGTGAGTTCAAAATTGGGATAATCCTTTGAAATTTCTGCAAGCACCTCCTCCTCAGTCTCTCCTGGAAGTGGGATCCTCACGATCTTACCCCTACCTGAAACCCCAACTGCAAAGTGAAGCCTGCCAGATCTGTATGTGGAAACTTCAATGGAATTTTCATGTCTTTTTACCATTTCAACCCCTTTCAATTCAATGTTTTTCTTTAGTGATATTAAAATTATTTTTAAAATTTAAAGAGTTTTAACTCTTCTTTTCTAGTTTTAAAATGGATTCAGTTGCATGAACAGGTTCTGCAGGGGAATTAATTTTTACTTTTCACCAGGGGTTGCATGAAGTCCTGCAACCCTTCACAGAATCCATCCATTATCTGCAAAAACCCCCTCTCCATTCAGGGGGATGGTGGGGTGCACCATCAATTGGATGTGCAGATCCTTAAAATTCTGAGGGCTTTTAAAGAAAAAGAGTAAAGTTTCATGTTTTATGTATCTGGAAGCTCTCGAGTATGAGGTCCATGTCCTCCTCAAGGAGGTCGAAGATTTCAGGTTCCCCTGCAAACCACAGGTAGTAGAGAACATCTTTCTTCTTGAATGCACAGATGAGTATACGGGTCATTGATAATCCGTGTGGATTTTCACCCATCAGGAGGTAAGCATCCATATCCCTGACTTTGAATGACAGCTTCGACAGTATCGCACTGTTCTGGATGAGAAAAACATTCCTCAGTATCTCTGCAAACTCGGTGGCTGTGATATCACCCATGTTCCTGTGTTTGTTAATGGAAAAGGTCACTGCACTGTTTGCACAGTTTCCCTTTATTATCTTCTTCTCATCGAAGTTTTCCATGACCTCCCAGCTAGCAGGGTAGTCAAATGAAATTTCACCGTTATCATAATGAACTATCCAGAATGCTTTTCCAGCAGATCTAATTCTTTCAAGAGCATCCTCTGCCCTGAGCCTTACGTAAATATTTTTATCCTCAATGGCCTTTATCAGGGGCTTTACAGCCCTTTCATCCCCTATCTTTCCCAGGGCTTCA encodes:
- the cdhD gene encoding CO dehydrogenase/acetyl-CoA synthase subunit delta, producing the protein MDKMTQLLKLLENTDSIEINEFRMDFEELELQIMPAVGKMVQSVTQKQAAVAESMGITLPPAEPFAPPVHDYPGEVAEVQLGMGTRKPVFLGGQKALYRFEHPQPNPPVVTFDVFDIPMPGLPKPIREHFQDVMESPGEWAKKAVKEYGANMVTMHLIGTGPKVMDKTPRQAAEAVEEVLQAVKVPLVIGGSGDPKKDPIVLEAAAAAAEGERCLLASANLDLDYKKVAKAALDYNHAVLSWAITDINMQKTLNKYLMKEGLTQTDIVMDPTTCALGYGIEFSIDVITRTRLAALKGDTDLQMPMSSGTTNAWGSREAWMKKDEWGPTAYRGPIWEIVTGLTMMLCGVDIFMMLHPSSVQMLKEIGNTFTEEYMTTDVPDISGWITELE
- a CDS encoding methylated-DNA--[protein]-cysteine S-methyltransferase produces the protein MVKRHENSIEVSTYRSGRLHFAVGVSGRGKIVRIPLPGETEEEVLAEISKDYPNFELTDKYVDTAKTVSDAYHGEKVEFNLNRLDLGLDDSEFDESKHEDQTFENQDQTFENQDQISEPSPVKSSFERSVLLEVSKIPHGEVTTYKKISESLKTQGYRAVGTAIGKNPFPIIIPCHRVVKSDGSIGNYSGGVKMKREILKNEGVKIKGDKIILKLKKELPLNELPLH
- the acsC gene encoding acetyl-CoA decarbonylase/synthase complex subunit gamma, yielding MQVTAMDIYRLLPKTNCAKCGEASCMAFATKLSEKETDLELCTQMAANELEKLENLLAPAVREITFGKGAKTVTLGGDEVLYRYELTYYNPTPIVIDVADNMDETAFDARVKTIEETEFERTGEVLTLNAIALRNASEDKETFAKAAAKLKNSKFPLVLCSLDPEAMKAALEEVGDERPLIYAATENNIEEMAALAIEYNCPVTLFVPNELEKMKELSRTLRAKGIKDIVLDPGTFVGEGIGDTLDNFVMIRRLAITEKDEDFRFPIMGIPAVTWLFEEDEVEGGIKEATISATLMNKYADIMIIHGTNIWELIPVLTLRQSVYTDPRKPQAVDPGVYAFGDVDENSPVLMTTNFALTYYTVEGDLKSGKATCYLLVLDTEGRAVDVSLAGGQLNGGSVAELIKDSGIEDKVKTRKLIIPGLAAPVSGEIEDESGWEVQVGPRDSSAIADLLLKLKGEA
- a CDS encoding 4Fe-4S dicluster domain-containing protein; this encodes MKTLMVVDPRMCTECKDCITACRKEHGVARAKKTSTVPVFCLHCHPDKAPCRRICPTNAIKEKDGTLIIDEEACILCKLCMVACPVGMVVVDDEKKSAQKCTLCMETDNILPACVEACKDNVLKIFSIEDLEDLKKDISYAEIIEEAMKAYNDRIK